A single window of Jaculus jaculus isolate mJacJac1 chromosome 14, mJacJac1.mat.Y.cur, whole genome shotgun sequence DNA harbors:
- the LOC101611671 gene encoding vomeronasal type-1 receptor 4-like: MSSINLTMGITFLLQTALGVLGNCACLGYFVLNDFSGRRGKPTDLIVKHLTWANFMVLLFKGIPQTMAAFGMSYFLDDILCKLIFYFHRVARGVSLGSTSLLSVFQVITISPSNSKWGQLKFRAPKVIGSSLGLCWALQLLINASVPTVVTDILRTKNSTGFRDFVYCATVNIHSLTMTFYAILFACTDVVCLGIMTWASGSMVLMLTKHKKMVQNIHSSLSPWSSPETRATQSILALVSSFVFLNMISAILGLFHPFFDITSRWMVNASVAMSACFPAFCPFLLLSRYTKVSKFCWNFSYETTHGPWLVGEV; this comes from the coding sequence atgtcctccataaacctgACCATGGGGATCACGTTCCTGTTACAGACGGCACtgggagtcctggggaactgcgcCTGCCTTGGCTACTTTGTTCTCAATGACTTTTCGGGGAGACGGGGGAAGCCCACAGATCTGATTGTCAAGCACCTGACCTGGGCCAACTTCATGGTTCTTCTCTTTAAAGGAATCCCCCAGACAATGGCTGCCTTTGGTATGAGTTATTTTCTAGATGATATTCTGTGCAAACTCATCTTTTATTTCCACAGAGTGGCCAGAGGAGTATCCCTTGGTTCCACATCACTCTTGAGTGTCTTTCAGGTCATCACAATCAGCCCCAGCAATTCCAAGTGGGGACAGCTCAAGTTCAGAGCCCCCAAGGTCATTGGTTCCTCCTTGGGTCTGTGCTGGGCCCTGCAACTGCTGATAAATGCCTCTGTTCCTACGGTTGTGACAGATATCTTGCGGACAAAAAATAGCACAGGATTTAGAGATTTTGTATACTGTGCTACTGTAAATATTCACAGTCTAACAATGACATTCTATGCAATCCTATTTGCCTGCACTGATGTCGTGTGTTTGGGAATCATGACGTGGGCCAGTGGCTCCATGGTCCTTATGCTCACAAAGCACAAGAAAATGGTCCAAAACATTCACAGCTCTCTGTCTCCTTGGTCATCACCTGAGACCAGAGCCACCCAGAGCATCCTTGCCCTGGTGAGcagctttgtatttttaaatatgatcTCTGCCATCTTAGGCTTATTTCACCCTTTCTTTGATATAACTAGTAGGTGGATGGTCAATGCAAGTGTTGCAATGTCTGCATGCTTCCCAGCCTTCTGCCCCTTCCTGCTCCTCAGCCGGTACACCAAGGTTTCTAAGTTCTGCTGGAATTTTTCATATGAAACCACACATGGCCCTTGGTTAGTGGGAGAGGTCTAA